The following nucleotide sequence is from Pseudomonas sessilinigenes.
AGGGGCTTGCTCACCAGGTCATCCATGCCGGCAGCCATGACCCGGCCCTGGACATCGGCCTGGCTGCTGGCGGTCACCGCAATGATCGGCAGCGAACGCAGGTGGGCGTAACCGCGGATCTTGCGCGTGGTGCCATACCCGTCCATGACCGGCATCTGGCAGTCCATCAGCACCGCGTCGAAATGCGCGTCCTCAAGCAGTAGCCCCAAGGCCTCGGCGCCGTTGGCAGCCAGCACCACCCGAGCCCCGGCACGCTGCAACAGGCCCTGCAACACATCCTGGTTCAGGCGATTGTCCTCGACCACCAGCACCCGCGATCCCGCCAGCAGTTGTCCGTGCTCGTTGTCCCTGAACAGCACCGCCGCGGGGCTCGCCGAGGGCGCTGGCAATTGCACCTGCGCCGCTCGGGGCAGGATCAACTGCACATTGAACTTGAATACCGCCCCCTGCCCCGGCGTGCTGCGTACCCAGATATCACCCTGCATCATCTGCACGAGCTTCTTCGCGATGGTCAGCCCCAGGCCACTGCCGCCGTAGCGCCGGCTGATGGAGCGGTCCGCCTGGACGAAGGCATCGAACAAGCGCAGCTGTTGCTCCTGGCTGATGCCCACGCCACTGTCGGTGACGCTGAAGCACAACAGCACCTTGTCGTCCCATTGGCGCACCAGGCACACACCGATACAGACATCGCCGACCTCGGTGAACTTGATCGAGTTGTCCACCAGGTTGGTCAGCACCTGGGCCAGGCGCGCGGGGTCGCCGAGGTAACAACGCGGCAGCGCGGACGGAATGTCCAGGCGCAGTTGTAGCGCCTTCTCTTGCGCACGCTGGCGCACCAGCAGCAAGACATCGTCCACCAACTGCCGCAGGTCGAAGCAGACCTGCTCCAGGCCAAGCTTGCCGGCTTCGATCTTCGACAGATCGAGCACGCTGTTGATGGTGCCCACCAGGTGCCTGGCGGCGCGGTCGATCTTCTCGATGCAGTCGCGCTGCGCCCGCTCCAAGGGCATGTCCTGCACCAGGTGGGCCATGCCGATGATGGCGTTCAGCGGGGTGCGGATCTCATGGGACATGCTGTCGAGGAATTCCGACTTGGCCTGGGTGGCCAGCTCGGCATCGCGCCGCGCGCGCTGGACCAGGGCTTCGGCCGCCTTGCGCTCGCTGATGTCGAAGATCACCCCGTCCAGGTACTGCGGTACGCCATCCACGACGATGGTCTGGCCCTTGTCATAGACCCAGCGCACCTCCTGGCTGGCGGTGATGATCCGGTACTCCAGCATGTAGCTGGCATGGCCCAGGCAACGGTCGAATGCTTCCAGGTCATCGGGGTGGACCCGCTCGCGATAACTGTGCCCGGCCAGGAAATGCGCCGCCGTGAAACCACAGAGGCCGTCGATGGCATCGCTGACGAACACCATGGTCCGCGCGGCATCCGGCAGGCTGCGAAACACCACCCCGGGAATGTTGGCGATCATCGATTGCAGCTTGCCCTGGCTGTCGACGATCGACTGCTGCACTTGCACTGCCTCGCTGATGTCCTGCAAGACCCCGGTGACCCGGATCGGTGCGCCAGTGGCATCGCGCTGCATGACCCTGCCGATGTCCAGCACCCACAACCAGCGCCCGCTCTTGCTGCGCATGCGGTACTCGGCACGGTACTCGGGCGCTTCGCCGTCCAGGTGCGCCTGGAGCCGGGCCAGCACCGGCCCATGGTCCTGGGGATGGACCAGGCAGGCCCAGCGGTCCAGGCCATGGCCGAAGGCCTGGTCCAGTTCTTCCTTGCTGTAGCCGAGGATCCGCAACCAGACATCGTTGTTGATGACGATGCCCTGGCTGACATTCCAATCCCACAGCCCCAGCGCCCCGCTTTGCAGGGCCAGGTCCAGGCGCCGTTCGCTCTGCTCGATCCGCGCCAGGTCGGCCTTGTGCCGCCTGGCATCGCCCAGGCGCCGCACGCCGCCCCACAGCAACAACAGGAACACTGCGGCGCTCACACCCTCGATCAGCAGCACTTGCCCCACCGGCAGCACCCCGTCCAGATCGCCCAGGGTGACCAGGGTCCAGGGACCACTGGGGTCGTTCCAGTCGAACTCGACCCGGGACAGGCTGTAGCGTCGCCCATCCAGCTTGACCAGGGGCTCGTGGACATCGAATGGCAGGCGTTCGGGAACGCCGTGGGCGAATGGGTAATCGCCGAACTGGCCAGCGGACTGCGTATTGAAGTCGGATAACGACCAGGCGCGGTCAGCCTTGAGCAGGAACTCTGGAGCGCTGGCGGCCACTACCACCCCACCGGGCGACAGCAGCATCTTCAGGTCGTCGCCATACTGCTTGCCCAGGCGGGCATCGAGCTGCTCGCCGTCGAAACGCACCACCAGCGCCCCGATCACCCGGTCCTGGCGGGTGCGCGACTCATAGACCGGAACCGCCATGTAGAACATCCGCGTACCGGTGCTGCGGCTGATCGCGCCATAGACACTGCTGCCCCCCGCCAGCGCCACCTTGAAGTAGGGCCGGAAGGCCACGTTCAACCCCAGCGGCGCCTGGCCCTGGTGATCATGGGCGGCCACCACCACGCCGTCCCGGTCAAGGACGAAGGCGTGATTGGCGCCCAGCACCATGGTCAGCGCCTTGAGCGGGATAGCCGCGCGCTCCAGCAGCTCGGCGCGGGGCTCGCGCTCCAGGATCACCTGCTTCAGCGAGGGGGTATGACGCCCGAGAATGGACAAGGCGCCAATGGCAAAGCCATCGGACTTCCATTGCTGCAGGTCCGCCGCGTACTCCCGGGCCTGCATCTGGCTGCCGGCCCGGTAGACGTCCTCGACCTGCAGGCGATAACCGTTGCCCAGAACCACGGCGGCAGCGACCGCGAGCACCACGCCCAGTGCATAGCAACAGCCCCTGTGGCTGTCGAAGAAGTTGGTCAACCTGTGCAACACCTAGCCCCTCTACCCCATGAACCCGTATCTGCTGGACCTGTGCCTGGTGAACCTGTACCTGGTGTCCGGCCCATGACCTCAGCGCGCCGCCAGCCGGCGTGGAAACTCCGGCGGCAAGAAATCGCGGTCAGGATCGTAGTCGGCCTTGAGGTAATCACAAAGCGCCTTGAGGTCCTCGGGCGACAAGGTTCCCGCCGCTTGCTTGAGCCGCAGGGTGTCGAGAATGTAGTCGTAGCGGCTGTCGTTGTACTGGCGCACGGCGTTGTACAACTGGCGCTGGGCCTCCAGCACATCGACGATGTTGCGCGTGCCGACCTGCAAGCCCAGCTGCGAAGCCAGCACCGCGCCCTGGTTGGAAATGATCGATTGGCGCCGGGCCCGGACCTGGTCGGCCCCGCTGTTGAGGCCGCGATGCAGGTTGCGGGTCTGCTCCACCACCTGGCGCCGCAGGTTGTCGTTGAGGGACTCGCGCTGGCTCATCCGCTGATAGGCCTCGCGCACCTGGGAGGAGGTCTGGCCGCCACTGAACAACGGAATGTTCAATTGCAGGCCGACGGAACGCTGCTGGACATTGCCACCGTAGCCACTGCCACGGATATCGCTGTTGCCATAACCCAGGTTGTCGTTGTCGCCCACCTGGTAACGCAGCACCGCGTCCAGGGTCGGAGCGTGCCCGGCCTTGCGCGCCTTGAGGGTCTGCTGCGTCGCCTCCAGGGCGTACTGGCTGGCCTGCAAGGTGAGGTTCTGGCGTACCGCACTGTCGACCCAGCGCCGGGCATCGTTGGGCTCGGGCAGCAGCACCGGCATGTCGTGCCGCAGGCCCTGGAGGGCCGGGTATTGCTGGTGCGTCAAGGTGTCCAGGGCCTCGAAGGCATCGTCGGTACGCTTGCGCGCAACAATCCGGTTGGCCTGCGCGGTGTCATGCCCGGCCGCGGCCTGGAGCACATCGGTGCGGTCC
It contains:
- a CDS encoding PAS domain-containing protein; translated protein: MHRLTNFFDSHRGCCYALGVVLAVAAAVVLGNGYRLQVEDVYRAGSQMQAREYAADLQQWKSDGFAIGALSILGRHTPSLKQVILEREPRAELLERAAIPLKALTMVLGANHAFVLDRDGVVVAAHDHQGQAPLGLNVAFRPYFKVALAGGSSVYGAISRSTGTRMFYMAVPVYESRTRQDRVIGALVVRFDGEQLDARLGKQYGDDLKMLLSPGGVVVAASAPEFLLKADRAWSLSDFNTQSAGQFGDYPFAHGVPERLPFDVHEPLVKLDGRRYSLSRVEFDWNDPSGPWTLVTLGDLDGVLPVGQVLLIEGVSAAVFLLLLWGGVRRLGDARRHKADLARIEQSERRLDLALQSGALGLWDWNVSQGIVINNDVWLRILGYSKEELDQAFGHGLDRWACLVHPQDHGPVLARLQAHLDGEAPEYRAEYRMRSKSGRWLWVLDIGRVMQRDATGAPIRVTGVLQDISEAVQVQQSIVDSQGKLQSMIANIPGVVFRSLPDAARTMVFVSDAIDGLCGFTAAHFLAGHSYRERVHPDDLEAFDRCLGHASYMLEYRIITASQEVRWVYDKGQTIVVDGVPQYLDGVIFDISERKAAEALVQRARRDAELATQAKSEFLDSMSHEIRTPLNAIIGMAHLVQDMPLERAQRDCIEKIDRAARHLVGTINSVLDLSKIEAGKLGLEQVCFDLRQLVDDVLLLVRQRAQEKALQLRLDIPSALPRCYLGDPARLAQVLTNLVDNSIKFTEVGDVCIGVCLVRQWDDKVLLCFSVTDSGVGISQEQQLRLFDAFVQADRSISRRYGGSGLGLTIAKKLVQMMQGDIWVRSTPGQGAVFKFNVQLILPRAAQVQLPAPSASPAAVLFRDNEHGQLLAGSRVLVVEDNRLNQDVLQGLLQRAGARVVLAANGAEALGLLLEDAHFDAVLMDCQMPVMDGYGTTRKIRGYAHLRSLPIIAVTASSQADVQGRVMAAGMDDLVSKPLEVMAFYRTLVRWIKRRELPLQALARELPGAVPAPDHAGIDSALGMAVVNQDLALHHKLLADFRDDQRPTLQRLWSAHAAGDLQCIGFLAHGLQGAAGNIGATALAEAARHLEAQCTAGGDLALSIQQLAQCLEPLLAELANLPGVAAPAAAHQRLDHQQRLKLQRLAELLRDHNAQALGLIDELCEQSRCTALRALQERIYRLEFRQAHELLVERGMAQG
- a CDS encoding TolC family outer membrane protein; translated protein: MHLSRRALAGCLLILLSPFAGLVRATEPQAMPSDLWRVYQDARHNNSELAAARADQAARAEAVPQARAGLLPTLSASAEHNGTSTSLQQPRQATRRSGTSYQAVLNQPVFRAERWFGLKAAEAEDQQAMLELAAAEQKLMLDSAQAYFGLLKAQDALAAATAEEAALKRQLALAQRGLQLGLSDRTDVLQAAAGHDTAQANRIVARKRTDDAFEALDTLTHQQYPALQGLRHDMPVLLPEPNDARRWVDSAVRQNLTLQASQYALEATQQTLKARKAGHAPTLDAVLRYQVGDNDNLGYGNSDIRGSGYGGNVQQRSVGLQLNIPLFSGGQTSSQVREAYQRMSQRESLNDNLRRQVVEQTRNLHRGLNSGADQVRARRQSIISNQGAVLASQLGLQVGTRNIVDVLEAQRQLYNAVRQYNDSRYDYILDTLRLKQAAGTLSPEDLKALCDYLKADYDPDRDFLPPEFPRRLAAR